Proteins from a single region of Merismopedia glauca CCAP 1448/3:
- a CDS encoding potassium channel family protein, whose protein sequence is MSNVKKLPVSSPLEEKYRQIQKDLRAGAIALALVFITGTLWYKFVEGWHWSDAVYMTMITLSTVGFGEINPLGDRGRIFTMSLIIMGLISIGYIVNRFTEALIQGYFQEGRRIRQLRRLVESLSEHYIICGYGRTGRQIAIEFQAEEISFVVIDSLPEPLEEAKQLGYVTIQGDATLDETLISVGIENAVCLVAALPSDAENLYTVLSAKTLNPKIRAIARASTEEALQKLQRAGADAVVSPYITGGKRMAAAALRPQVIDFVDGILTGSDRAFYMEEFLLEAGACPSIGQSLREAKLRSQSGALVLAIRRQSGELIAGPTGETVLMAGDLLICMGTPEQLRLLTQLLIPIRSGTPRLPKQG, encoded by the coding sequence GTGTCTAATGTTAAAAAGTTGCCTGTGTCTTCACCTTTAGAAGAAAAATATCGTCAGATTCAAAAAGATCTAAGGGCAGGGGCGATCGCTCTAGCTTTAGTATTTATTACAGGTACTTTGTGGTACAAATTTGTAGAAGGGTGGCATTGGTCAGATGCAGTTTATATGACCATGATTACCCTATCTACTGTGGGATTTGGGGAAATTAATCCCTTGGGCGATCGCGGACGCATCTTTACGATGTCTCTAATTATTATGGGATTGATCAGTATTGGTTACATCGTCAACCGATTTACAGAAGCCCTAATTCAAGGATATTTTCAAGAAGGTAGACGCATACGGCAATTGAGGCGCTTAGTGGAATCTTTATCGGAACACTATATCATTTGCGGCTACGGACGCACGGGTAGACAAATTGCCATCGAATTTCAAGCTGAAGAAATTTCTTTTGTGGTGATTGACTCTTTACCAGAACCGTTGGAAGAGGCGAAACAATTAGGTTATGTCACCATTCAAGGAGATGCTACTCTAGATGAAACTTTAATTAGTGTCGGGATTGAAAATGCTGTCTGTCTAGTGGCTGCACTACCTTCAGACGCGGAAAATTTATATACTGTACTTTCTGCCAAAACCCTCAATCCGAAAATTCGGGCTATAGCCCGTGCTAGTACCGAAGAAGCCCTGCAAAAGCTGCAACGGGCTGGGGCAGATGCGGTGGTATCACCCTACATCACAGGTGGTAAACGCATGGCTGCGGCGGCATTACGCCCCCAGGTGATTGATTTTGTAGATGGGATCTTAACAGGAAGCGATCGCGCTTTCTATATGGAAGAGTTTCTCTTAGAAGCTGGGGCTTGTCCCAGTATCGGACAGAGTTTGCGAGAGGCAAAATTACGTTCTCAATCAGGCGCTTTAGTCTTAGCTATTCGCCGTCAATCAGGGGAACTAATTGCTGGACCAACAGGAGAAACTGTCTTAATGGCTGGAGATTTGCTGATTTGTATGGGAACCCCCGAACAATTGCGTTTATTGACTCAGCTATTGATTCCCATTCGTTCTGGTACGCCTAGGTTGCCAAAGCAGGGATAG
- a CDS encoding aspartate aminotransferase family protein: MAKNLVEQISVLENKAPEAIASKSTAFNPEDFDSYVMQTYGRFSLALERGQGCRVWDTQGKEYLDFVAGIATCTLGHAHPALIEAITSQIQTLHHVSNLYYIPVQGELAKWLVNHSCADKVFFCNSGAEANEGAIKLARKYAHTVLGITEPIILTAHASFHGRTLATITATGQPKYQKNFDPLVPGFHYVPYNDITAIESAITELDASEKRVTAILLEPLQGEGGVNPGDPAYFQKIRQLCDEQGILLILDEVQVGMGRTGKLWGYENLGIEPDIFTSAKGLGGGIPIGATLCKHHCDVFQPGDHASTFGGNPLVCAVALAVCQTIETENLLANAQARGEQLRTGLQAVAAKFPLQIANARGWGLINGLQLVEDSPITAIEIVKAAMAEGLLLVPAGPKVVRFVPPLIVSQAEIETALHKLEQAIASLA, encoded by the coding sequence ATGGCAAAAAACTTGGTAGAACAGATAAGCGTTTTGGAAAATAAAGCACCGGAGGCGATCGCCTCTAAATCTACCGCTTTCAACCCGGAAGATTTTGATAGCTATGTCATGCAAACTTATGGACGCTTTTCCTTAGCTTTGGAACGGGGTCAAGGCTGCCGAGTTTGGGATACTCAAGGCAAAGAATATCTAGATTTTGTGGCAGGAATTGCTACCTGCACTCTAGGGCACGCTCATCCAGCTTTAATCGAGGCAATAACTAGCCAAATCCAAACTTTACACCACGTTTCCAATTTATACTACATCCCCGTCCAAGGAGAACTAGCCAAATGGTTAGTTAATCATTCTTGTGCTGATAAAGTATTCTTTTGCAACTCTGGGGCGGAAGCCAATGAAGGAGCCATCAAATTAGCCCGTAAATACGCTCATACGGTTCTAGGAATTACAGAACCAATAATTTTGACGGCTCACGCCAGTTTCCACGGACGCACCCTAGCGACGATTACCGCCACCGGACAGCCCAAATATCAGAAAAACTTCGATCCTCTAGTTCCTGGATTCCACTACGTCCCCTACAACGATATTACTGCCATTGAATCAGCCATTACTGAGCTTGATGCTAGTGAAAAACGAGTTACAGCTATCTTGCTAGAACCTTTACAAGGAGAAGGTGGGGTTAATCCTGGAGATCCCGCTTATTTCCAAAAGATTCGGCAACTCTGCGATGAACAAGGAATATTACTCATCCTCGATGAAGTCCAAGTGGGGATGGGGCGGACTGGTAAACTTTGGGGATACGAAAACTTAGGCATTGAACCCGATATATTTACTAGCGCTAAAGGTTTAGGTGGCGGAATTCCCATTGGTGCAACTTTGTGTAAACACCACTGCGATGTGTTTCAACCAGGAGATCACGCTAGTACCTTTGGGGGGAATCCCTTGGTTTGCGCTGTGGCTTTAGCTGTTTGTCAAACCATCGAAACGGAAAATCTGCTGGCTAATGCTCAAGCGCGAGGAGAACAACTAAGAACAGGATTACAAGCTGTAGCCGCCAAATTTCCCCTACAAATAGCTAATGCTAGAGGTTGGGGGCTAATTAATGGCTTACAATTAGTTGAAGACTCGCCGATTACAGCGATTGAGATTGTCAAAGCAGCGATGGCAGAAGGATTGTTATTAGTTCCAGCCGGACCAAAAGTCGTCAGATTCGTTCCACCTCTAATTGTCAGTCAAGCTGAGATTGAAACAGCCTTGCATAAGCTGGAACAAGCGATCGCCTCTCTTGCCTAA
- the gndA gene encoding NADP-dependent phosphogluconate dehydrogenase codes for MSQQSFGVIGLAVMGENLALNVESKGFSVAVYNRSGEKTDAFMATRAQGKNIQAAYSLQEFVASLERPRKILIMVKAGAPVDAVISQLKPILEPGDAIIDGGNSLFDDTERRTRELEDAGLTYIGMGVSGGEEGALYGPSLMPGGTEGAYHYLEPIFTKIAAQVDDGPCVTYIGRGGAGHYVKMVHNGIEYGDMQLIAEAYDILRKVVGLNPQELHEVFTQWNTTDELNSFLIEITADIFKYIDPDTNQPLVDLILDAAGQKGTGRWTVQSALELGVCIPTIIAAVNARIMSSYKNERVAASQVLTGPVGEFNGDAKTFINQIRDALYCSKICSYAQGMALLSTASQTYKYNLNLSEIARIWKGGCIIRAGFLNKIKGAFQENPLLPNLLLAPEFKQTILDRQAAWREVIATATKLGIPTPAFSASLDYFDSYRSANLPQNLTQAQRDYFGAHTYERTDKPGTFHADWTEIESASVAKLDT; via the coding sequence ATGAGTCAACAAAGTTTTGGCGTAATCGGGCTAGCCGTCATGGGCGAAAATTTAGCCTTAAACGTAGAAAGCAAAGGCTTTTCAGTCGCCGTCTACAATCGCTCTGGTGAGAAGACTGATGCTTTTATGGCAACCCGCGCTCAAGGCAAAAATATTCAAGCCGCCTACTCTTTACAAGAGTTTGTGGCTTCTCTAGAACGTCCTCGCAAGATCCTGATTATGGTGAAAGCTGGGGCACCTGTAGACGCTGTGATTAGCCAACTTAAACCAATTTTAGAACCAGGTGATGCAATTATTGATGGTGGTAACTCCTTATTTGATGATACGGAACGCCGCACCCGCGAACTAGAAGATGCTGGTTTAACCTACATCGGTATGGGAGTTAGTGGTGGTGAAGAAGGTGCGCTCTATGGCCCTAGTTTGATGCCAGGAGGGACTGAAGGCGCATATCATTATCTAGAACCAATTTTCACTAAAATCGCCGCTCAAGTCGATGATGGTCCCTGCGTGACCTATATTGGTCGTGGAGGTGCAGGTCACTATGTGAAGATGGTACACAATGGGATTGAGTATGGAGATATGCAGCTTATTGCAGAAGCTTACGACATCCTGAGAAAGGTTGTGGGGCTAAATCCCCAGGAACTCCATGAAGTCTTTACTCAGTGGAATACTACTGATGAACTAAATTCATTTTTGATTGAGATTACTGCCGATATTTTCAAGTATATCGATCCAGATACTAATCAGCCTCTAGTCGATCTAATTTTAGATGCAGCAGGGCAAAAAGGTACAGGGCGCTGGACAGTCCAAAGTGCTTTGGAATTGGGGGTTTGCATTCCTACTATTATTGCGGCGGTGAATGCGCGGATTATGTCTTCCTACAAGAACGAAAGAGTGGCAGCATCTCAAGTATTAACGGGGCCAGTTGGCGAATTTAACGGCGATGCAAAAACCTTCATCAACCAAATTCGTGATGCTCTCTATTGCTCGAAAATCTGTTCTTATGCTCAAGGAATGGCTTTATTGAGTACGGCATCGCAGACTTACAAGTATAACCTCAATTTAAGTGAAATAGCACGGATTTGGAAGGGTGGTTGTATCATTCGGGCTGGCTTTCTGAACAAAATCAAAGGTGCTTTCCAAGAAAATCCCTTATTACCTAACTTGCTCCTAGCACCAGAGTTTAAACAAACCATTTTGGATAGACAAGCTGCTTGGCGAGAAGTAATTGCTACTGCCACAAAATTGGGTATTCCTACCCCAGCTTTTAGTGCTTCTCTAGATTATTTTGATAGCTACAGAAGTGCAAATCTGCCTCAAAACCTAACCCAAGCCCAAAGAGACTACTTTGGCGCGCACACCTACGAACGAACCGACAAACCAGGCACATTTCATGCCGATTGGACTGAGATTGAGTCGGCATCAGTAGCCAAGTTGGATACTTAG
- a CDS encoding transglutaminase TgpA family protein encodes MEIVAAKLFAFHHMFHSAKSQLKLGRLIPNSDNSRRKPHVEDSIWLRVLVQALVSVGIIATDVAAQTQMSLWAIPLSIIGAIWSWYRRRQKNITIKFFLAMAMIAAMAAFFKNLIGNLNDTRLVLAELLVQLQVLHSFDLPRRKDLGYSMTIGLILLGVAGTVSQTMAFAPLLLVFLAIALPTLILDYRSRLGLAISPPDTASKRSPNLLSTDLSWRRMGAFLLVILLLGLTIFALMPRLPGYQLRSFPVSSPVEQQGEFDAEEIVNPGYVKDGKPNQKGNGKGKGSGGDGETDGLDKTFYYGFNSKIDQSLGGELEPKTVLRVRSQSPGFWRVLAFDRYTGKGWEISRNDKAEKLNRSNWSFRFLLPIRTRVGKTKEVIQSYTAVSELPNVVPALTYPKEVYFPTRQIGVDAEGSIRSPVGLLEGLTYTVVSQVPYRDRDLLNQAGTDYPPNIRQHYLDIPEAIAPQVKELTESVLAEYQQKQVGKSQKELTSSHETALYLAQYLKQHYQIPRNPLGLPVIKDNEDLVESFLFRCQKVGADSSCQPGGYPDQFSTVLTMMLRSVGIPARLVVGFAPGQFNPFTGMYEVRNVDAYAMTEVYFPDYGWFAFDPIPGHDLMPPGVEADYTFSALQTFWNWVAGWLPSPIAGFLNGLFDLIGGIVGGAIAWFLRLFSQGWLGWSIATIVAIACSFALWLLAQQWLIWRYQRWLKSLPPMERLYQQMLKTMSLEGYIKHPATTPLEYATTLRQYYPPTTTKIVEEISEAYVAWRYGQKEADVGYLRRLLPQLLTTLKSKKVVMPQATANAISK; translated from the coding sequence TTGGAAATAGTTGCAGCTAAGCTCTTCGCTTTTCATCATATGTTCCATTCTGCCAAATCCCAACTGAAGCTAGGGCGGTTAATTCCAAATTCTGATAATTCACGACGGAAACCCCATGTAGAAGATTCGATATGGCTGCGGGTTTTAGTCCAAGCTTTAGTTAGTGTGGGAATTATCGCCACTGATGTCGCAGCACAAACCCAGATGAGTTTATGGGCGATTCCTTTAAGTATTATCGGGGCGATTTGGAGTTGGTATCGTCGTCGTCAAAAGAATATTACGATCAAGTTTTTCTTGGCTATGGCGATGATTGCGGCTATGGCAGCTTTTTTTAAGAACTTAATTGGTAATTTAAACGATACTCGCTTGGTTTTGGCAGAATTATTAGTTCAGTTGCAAGTCCTCCACAGTTTCGATCTACCTCGCCGTAAAGATTTAGGCTATTCGATGACGATTGGTTTAATTTTGCTGGGAGTGGCGGGAACGGTGAGTCAAACGATGGCTTTTGCGCCCTTATTACTGGTATTTTTAGCTATAGCTCTGCCAACTTTGATATTAGATTATCGTTCTCGATTGGGATTAGCTATTTCTCCTCCCGACACAGCTAGTAAGCGATCGCCAAATTTGCTAAGTACAGATTTATCCTGGCGACGCATGGGAGCATTTTTATTAGTAATTTTACTGCTGGGCTTGACTATTTTTGCCTTAATGCCCAGATTACCAGGATATCAGTTACGTTCTTTCCCCGTTAGTTCTCCAGTTGAACAGCAGGGAGAGTTTGATGCGGAGGAAATTGTTAATCCAGGTTATGTCAAAGATGGTAAACCGAATCAGAAGGGAAATGGAAAAGGTAAGGGTTCTGGTGGTGATGGGGAAACAGATGGGTTAGATAAAACTTTTTACTACGGTTTTAATAGCAAAATTGACCAAAGTTTGGGAGGAGAACTAGAACCCAAAACAGTTTTGAGGGTGCGATCGCAATCGCCTGGTTTTTGGCGCGTCTTAGCTTTCGATCGCTATACAGGTAAAGGATGGGAAATTTCTCGCAATGACAAAGCCGAGAAACTCAATCGCTCAAATTGGTCTTTTCGCTTCTTACTACCGATACGCACCAGGGTAGGAAAAACTAAAGAAGTAATTCAAAGTTACACGGCGGTTTCGGAATTACCCAACGTGGTTCCCGCTTTAACTTATCCCAAAGAAGTTTATTTCCCTACCAGACAAATAGGTGTAGATGCAGAAGGAAGTATTAGATCGCCTGTCGGTTTATTAGAAGGTTTAACTTACACTGTAGTTTCTCAAGTCCCCTATCGCGATCGCGATTTACTCAATCAAGCTGGAACCGACTATCCGCCCAATATTCGCCAACACTACTTAGATATACCAGAGGCGATCGCCCCTCAAGTCAAGGAGTTGACTGAATCCGTCTTAGCTGAGTACCAGCAAAAACAGGTTGGTAAGTCTCAAAAAGAACTGACTAGCAGTCATGAAACTGCGCTTTATTTAGCTCAATACCTGAAACAGCACTATCAAATCCCCCGAAATCCCCTAGGTTTACCAGTTATCAAAGATAACGAAGACTTAGTTGAGTCATTCCTATTCCGGTGTCAAAAAGTAGGTGCAGATTCATCTTGTCAACCAGGGGGATATCCCGATCAATTTTCGACAGTTTTGACCATGATGCTGCGATCTGTTGGGATTCCCGCCCGTTTAGTCGTCGGTTTTGCGCCGGGTCAGTTTAACCCATTTACAGGAATGTATGAAGTGCGTAACGTGGATGCTTACGCCATGACGGAAGTGTATTTCCCCGATTACGGTTGGTTTGCTTTCGATCCGATACCTGGTCACGATTTAATGCCCCCAGGAGTTGAAGCAGACTATACTTTTAGCGCTTTACAGACATTTTGGAACTGGGTGGCTGGGTGGCTACCTTCTCCCATTGCAGGCTTCCTCAACGGTCTATTTGACTTAATTGGGGGAATAGTAGGAGGGGCGATCGCTTGGTTCTTGCGTTTATTTAGTCAAGGTTGGCTGGGTTGGTCTATAGCTACTATTGTGGCGATAGCTTGTAGTTTTGCCCTGTGGTTACTCGCCCAGCAATGGCTAATCTGGCGCTACCAGCGTTGGCTGAAAAGTTTACCACCAATGGAAAGACTTTATCAGCAAATGCTTAAAACTATGAGTTTAGAAGGCTATATCAAGCATCCAGCCACTACTCCTTTAGAGTACGCCACCACTTTGCGACAATATTACCCACCAACTACAACCAAGATTGTCGAGGAAATTTCCGAAGCTTATGTAGCTTGGCGCTATGGTCAGAAAGAAGCGGATGTGGGCTATTTACGGCGATTATTACCGCAATTGCTGACTACTTTGAAGTCAAAAAAAGTGGTGATGCCGCAAGCGACGGCTAACGCCATCAGCAAATAG
- a CDS encoding type II toxin-antitoxin system RelE/ParE family toxin, protein MTGSTPYSIEHSDNFKRSFKKLAKANRESFVELIVQTLEGLIDEPYPNKSRQEPLPAKSCLPEGWTFHKLELWFSKGASGQIRLMYLVNETTCTIKLV, encoded by the coding sequence GTGACTGGCTCAACTCCTTACTCGATTGAACACTCGGATAATTTCAAGCGTTCTTTTAAAAAACTGGCAAAAGCTAACAGAGAGAGTTTTGTTGAGCTTATTGTCCAAACTTTAGAAGGTTTAATCGACGAGCCATACCCCAACAAATCTCGTCAGGAACCTTTACCAGCCAAAAGTTGCTTACCAGAGGGATGGACATTCCATAAGCTAGAACTTTGGTTTTCAAAGGGAGCTTCGGGACAAATTAGACTAATGTACTTGGTAAATGAAACGACTTGTACAATTAAACTGGTTTGA